In Microbulbifer celer, a single window of DNA contains:
- a CDS encoding DTW domain-containing protein has protein sequence MKITLLTHQRELDRKTNTGALALACCGALVERVVWERRNPDPALVEAVERGEAALVYPIDSDHDAQLEDFNRVILIDATWQEARKIYNHSPYLKAAPKFAISTETASSYRLRRNQPEGGLCTAECVMAILHRIGKRKAATRLGAAFESFNISPGTQPTKTN, from the coding sequence ATGAAGATCACCCTGCTCACCCACCAACGGGAGCTGGACCGCAAGACCAATACCGGCGCTCTGGCCCTGGCGTGCTGTGGGGCGCTGGTTGAGCGCGTGGTCTGGGAACGCCGCAACCCGGACCCGGCACTGGTGGAAGCCGTAGAGCGCGGCGAGGCGGCACTGGTCTACCCCATCGACAGTGATCACGATGCACAACTGGAGGACTTCAATCGGGTCATCCTGATAGATGCCACCTGGCAGGAAGCCCGCAAGATCTACAACCACAGCCCGTACCTGAAAGCCGCTCCGAAGTTCGCCATCTCAACAGAAACAGCATCCAGCTACCGCCTGCGCCGCAACCAGCCGGAAGGCGGCTTGTGCACGGCGGAATGTGTGATGGCGATATTGCACAGGATCGGAAAAAGAAAAGCCGCAACCCGATTGGGTGCGGCTTTTGAGTCTTTCAATATTTCACCGGGTACTCAACCGACGAAGACAAACTGA
- a CDS encoding dienelactone hydrolase family protein — MYKPKFILSALVSVSFSALLMTPLAQANDESRQELEDVVEEGGMESFVANAIAHAKATVKETTLDVISEDLRPYDQRFFPKGGGKVPTVLFFHGCSGPTESHEKDWAKKFNDAGIGMIAVDSYEGRGIEWEQACNFQAMTPWQRSADILATIEDVENDPRVDADQLYLAGFSHGAVTIWAALAQASAKSAPFSLVEWPQVDFEQRVQGAFMFYGTCMQPWTVDVDSVMFLGTEDRYIEEEVCQAYAPKHPENAGELTLKIYPGATHTFDHANPNQANIEAGSVFDAEATEDAWQTMLKMIKGNQ; from the coding sequence ATGTATAAACCCAAGTTCATTTTGAGTGCTTTGGTGTCGGTATCGTTTTCGGCATTGTTGATGACCCCGCTCGCACAGGCGAACGATGAGAGCCGGCAGGAGCTCGAGGACGTGGTGGAAGAGGGGGGCATGGAGTCCTTTGTGGCTAACGCCATCGCCCACGCCAAAGCGACGGTGAAAGAAACCACATTGGATGTCATAAGCGAAGATCTGCGCCCATACGATCAGCGCTTTTTCCCTAAAGGTGGGGGCAAGGTGCCGACGGTGCTGTTCTTCCATGGTTGTAGCGGCCCAACTGAAAGCCACGAGAAAGACTGGGCGAAGAAATTCAATGACGCCGGCATCGGTATGATCGCGGTCGACAGTTACGAGGGCCGTGGTATCGAATGGGAGCAGGCGTGTAACTTCCAGGCGATGACACCCTGGCAGCGCTCCGCGGATATTCTGGCCACCATCGAAGACGTTGAGAATGACCCGCGTGTGGACGCAGACCAGCTGTACCTGGCCGGCTTCTCTCACGGTGCAGTGACCATCTGGGCGGCATTGGCTCAGGCTTCTGCCAAGAGCGCACCTTTTAGCCTTGTCGAATGGCCACAGGTTGACTTTGAGCAGCGTGTACAGGGTGCCTTCATGTTCTATGGCACCTGCATGCAGCCGTGGACGGTCGATGTAGACAGCGTCATGTTCCTCGGCACCGAAGACCGCTACATCGAAGAAGAAGTCTGTCAGGCATATGCGCCCAAGCATCCAGAGAATGCCGGCGAGCTGACTTTGAAGATCTATCCGGGGGCCACCCACACTTTCGACCACGCCAACCCGAATCAGGCAAATATTGAAGCGGGCTCGGTGTTTGATGCCGAGGCCACAGAAGACGCCTGGCAGACCATGCTGAAAATGATCAAGGGCAATCAGTAA
- a CDS encoding metallophosphoesterase, protein MSVYWQVGRNTTGRDFVVGDLHGHHQQLLSNLNDLAFDGAKDRLFCVGDIIDRGPDSVELLEMIDQQVYFSILGNHEAMMIAGFEDATAVPLHYSNGGEWFYDLPYPLQQRLVEKVRQWPWAMEIATESGAIGLVHADVPDSSWMEVKRLLQCIGVLWTVGGSLSDEAMRTAAKPLLWNRGLITRLYRELVGPGEGKRAVPEDKQAFLEGLGRFGALPEGHIEAGADGRFSAFSIAGINSVFMGHSYVPVPTTVGNCHFVDTYRGEPDEQLGVVCINPSAA, encoded by the coding sequence ATGTCTGTTTACTGGCAAGTCGGCCGAAACACCACGGGGCGGGATTTTGTTGTCGGGGATTTACACGGTCACCATCAGCAACTGCTCAGTAATCTCAATGACCTGGCGTTTGATGGTGCAAAGGATCGGCTGTTCTGTGTCGGGGATATCATCGATCGCGGGCCGGACAGCGTCGAGCTTCTGGAGATGATCGATCAGCAGGTGTATTTCAGCATCCTGGGCAATCACGAGGCAATGATGATTGCCGGGTTTGAAGATGCCACTGCGGTGCCGCTGCATTACAGCAATGGCGGTGAATGGTTTTATGATCTGCCGTACCCGCTACAGCAGCGACTGGTGGAAAAAGTCCGCCAGTGGCCGTGGGCGATGGAGATTGCGACAGAGAGCGGTGCCATCGGCCTGGTGCATGCAGATGTACCCGATAGCAGCTGGATGGAAGTGAAGCGGCTGCTGCAATGCATCGGCGTACTCTGGACAGTGGGGGGCTCCCTGTCAGATGAGGCAATGCGCACGGCGGCAAAGCCGCTGCTCTGGAACCGGGGTCTGATCACCCGTTTGTACCGCGAGCTGGTTGGCCCGGGGGAGGGAAAGAGAGCCGTTCCGGAAGATAAGCAGGCGTTTCTGGAAGGGTTGGGCCGTTTCGGGGCTCTGCCGGAAGGACATATTGAAGCTGGCGCGGACGGGAGGTTTTCCGCCTTTTCAATCGCTGGGATCAATAGCGTGTTTATGGGGCATTCCTACGTGCCGGTCCCCACGACCGTAGGGAATTGCCATTTTGTCGATACTTATCGAGGTGAGCCCGATGAGCAGTTGGGGGTGGTGTGTATCAATCCATCCGCGGCTTAA
- a CDS encoding efflux RND transporter permease subunit, whose amino-acid sequence MTDHTKDAAPADFNRDDLASLAIRRPVLVLVLNLLIAIAGIAAFSAVEVRELPDVDVPIVSVRGEMPGASPETMDSEVTSIVEGAVARVSGVKHIESSSEENNFRIHIEFNSNIDLDTAAADVREAVSQAERELPDDGEQLTVVKAADQPEPVMHLAVTSDRLRDEALTYIIEKDIIPELISIPGVADVPINGQRQRVLRVVLDPLRLTSFGLSVSDVAGVLEQAPLDVPSGSFTSEDQQLLVRTDASTVTEAQIRDIIVDGEVRIGDVAHVSFGPEDVQSLVYLNDRPVIGLGVVRQAQSNTIEISEGVRRAVDSLNERFDNLSITVTEDRAVFIKGSVKEVVTSLMYTVLIVIAAIWLFFGNLRTTLVPSTAIPIALVGTLAGIWLMGFSINILTLLAIVLATGLVVDDAIVVLENIQRLRSQGMGARAAAVLGTRQVVFAVLATTAVLISVFIPIALLPSTAGRMFREFGLVLATAVALSSVVALTLVPMLTARVSRNDFQSESNAEPHPFYVRLVRIGEKIASGYYRSLAACLRHGWLSFAVAMMLAVGAGGLYLSLGKELLPSEDRGVIYVFATGPDGVGQNYIGRQAEHIEDVLRPLVARGDATDIISQVGRYDPNRAHFSLPLAPWEQRTVSQQSLIDEILGPLEQIPGARIRVSSPNSLSLRGGGGGIEVALVGNDYPHIYDAARKMARAMEDRLPHLGQPDISYRPSQPQLSIEIDRRRAADLGVPLDSIATTLRTVVDGLDVVDLNVGDQAVPIMLETANTTVSSPEDLVNLYVKSDSGALLPLSSMVTLREESVAAELDRHGQRRAIEIDAGLEPGYPLASAVEDIRQLGKEVLPEDVGIVFLGEADSLEESSREVAMTYAIAALVVFLVLCAQFEGISSAVIVMTTVPFGLAAAVYALFFTGTTVNIFSQIGLVMLIGLMAKNGILLVEFADQLRDRGYSVYDAVTEAARVRLRPIAMTMLSTVLGGLPLILSSGPGAEARSAIGWVMFGGLGLAALFTLYLTPVVYLGLGRFHKPRSVESSRLEEELQQAAKGADG is encoded by the coding sequence ATGACGGATCACACCAAGGACGCAGCCCCGGCTGACTTTAATCGCGATGATCTCGCCTCGCTGGCGATCCGGCGTCCGGTGTTGGTGCTGGTACTCAACCTGTTGATCGCTATTGCCGGCATCGCCGCATTCAGCGCGGTGGAAGTGCGGGAACTGCCTGATGTGGACGTACCCATTGTTTCCGTTCGCGGCGAAATGCCCGGGGCCTCACCGGAAACCATGGACTCGGAAGTGACCAGTATCGTGGAGGGCGCCGTGGCCCGGGTTTCCGGCGTCAAGCACATCGAGTCGTCCAGTGAAGAAAACAACTTCCGTATCCATATTGAATTCAATTCCAATATCGATCTGGATACTGCAGCGGCGGACGTGCGCGAGGCAGTGAGCCAGGCGGAGCGGGAATTGCCGGACGACGGCGAGCAATTGACCGTGGTGAAAGCCGCGGATCAACCTGAGCCGGTGATGCATCTGGCGGTGACCAGCGACCGCCTGCGTGATGAAGCGCTCACCTACATTATTGAAAAAGACATTATTCCCGAGTTGATCTCAATTCCCGGTGTGGCCGATGTGCCGATCAACGGCCAGCGCCAGCGCGTTTTGCGGGTTGTGCTGGATCCACTGCGCCTGACCAGTTTCGGTCTGTCTGTCAGTGATGTGGCGGGTGTACTGGAGCAGGCACCGCTGGATGTGCCTTCCGGCAGCTTCACATCAGAAGATCAACAACTGCTGGTGCGTACGGATGCCTCCACCGTTACCGAAGCGCAGATTCGGGACATCATTGTGGACGGTGAGGTGCGCATTGGCGACGTCGCGCATGTGTCGTTCGGGCCGGAAGATGTCCAGTCTCTGGTATATCTCAATGATCGCCCGGTCATTGGTCTCGGCGTGGTGCGTCAGGCCCAGAGTAACACCATCGAGATCAGTGAGGGCGTGCGCCGGGCTGTGGACTCGCTGAATGAGCGCTTTGATAATCTTTCGATCACTGTTACCGAAGACCGCGCGGTGTTCATTAAAGGTTCGGTGAAGGAAGTGGTTACCAGCCTGATGTATACCGTGCTGATTGTGATCGCAGCGATCTGGCTGTTCTTCGGCAATCTGCGCACCACCCTGGTTCCCAGTACCGCGATTCCCATCGCACTGGTCGGCACGCTCGCGGGCATCTGGCTGATGGGGTTCTCCATCAATATTCTGACGCTGTTGGCCATTGTGCTCGCCACCGGTCTGGTAGTGGATGATGCGATTGTGGTACTGGAGAATATCCAGCGCCTGCGCAGCCAGGGTATGGGCGCCCGCGCGGCCGCAGTGCTGGGGACACGACAGGTGGTCTTTGCGGTTCTCGCCACCACCGCGGTATTGATCAGTGTGTTTATTCCCATCGCGCTGTTACCGAGTACCGCGGGGCGTATGTTCCGCGAGTTTGGCCTGGTGCTGGCGACGGCGGTGGCACTGTCTTCTGTGGTGGCTCTGACCCTGGTGCCGATGCTGACTGCGCGGGTGTCTCGGAATGACTTCCAGAGTGAGTCGAATGCCGAACCCCATCCGTTTTACGTGCGCCTGGTTCGTATCGGAGAAAAGATTGCCAGCGGCTATTACCGTAGCCTCGCGGCGTGTCTGCGTCACGGCTGGTTGAGCTTTGCAGTGGCCATGATGCTTGCGGTGGGCGCTGGTGGTCTTTATCTCTCCCTGGGCAAGGAATTGTTGCCCTCGGAAGATCGCGGTGTGATTTACGTGTTCGCCACTGGCCCCGATGGGGTGGGGCAGAACTATATCGGGCGTCAGGCGGAGCATATCGAGGATGTGTTGCGGCCGCTGGTGGCGCGCGGCGATGCGACGGATATCATTTCCCAAGTAGGCCGCTACGATCCCAATCGGGCGCACTTTTCGTTGCCGCTGGCACCCTGGGAGCAGCGTACTGTGTCTCAGCAATCCCTGATTGACGAAATCCTCGGCCCGCTGGAGCAGATTCCCGGCGCCCGCATTCGCGTCAGTAGCCCGAACAGTCTTTCCCTGCGTGGTGGCGGCGGTGGTATCGAGGTTGCTCTGGTGGGCAATGATTACCCGCATATTTACGATGCCGCGCGCAAAATGGCGCGCGCCATGGAGGATCGGCTGCCTCACCTTGGGCAGCCGGATATCAGCTATCGCCCCAGCCAGCCGCAGTTATCGATCGAGATCGATCGCCGCCGCGCCGCCGACCTCGGCGTGCCGCTGGACAGTATCGCCACTACCTTGCGCACCGTTGTCGATGGCCTGGATGTGGTGGACCTGAACGTGGGGGATCAGGCGGTGCCGATCATGCTGGAAACTGCCAATACCACGGTTTCCTCGCCGGAAGATCTGGTCAACCTGTATGTAAAAAGTGACAGCGGTGCGCTGTTACCGCTGTCGAGTATGGTCACCCTACGGGAAGAGAGCGTTGCCGCCGAACTCGACCGTCACGGGCAGCGCCGCGCGATTGAGATTGATGCGGGGCTGGAACCTGGTTATCCCTTGGCCAGTGCAGTCGAGGATATCCGTCAGCTGGGCAAGGAAGTGCTGCCGGAAGATGTGGGGATCGTCTTTCTGGGCGAGGCGGATTCTCTGGAGGAAAGCTCGCGGGAAGTGGCCATGACCTACGCCATCGCCGCATTGGTGGTTTTCCTTGTGCTGTGTGCGCAGTTCGAGGGCATCAGCAGCGCGGTGATCGTGATGACCACGGTGCCCTTTGGTCTGGCTGCGGCGGTTTACGCACTGTTTTTCACTGGCACTACGGTGAATATCTTTTCCCAGATCGGCCTGGTGATGCTGATCGGCCTGATGGCCAAGAACGGGATCCTGCTGGTGGAGTTTGCGGACCAGTTGCGGGACCGTGGATACAGCGTATACGACGCTGTCACCGAAGCCGCACGGGTGCGTCTGCGTCCCATCGCCATGACCATGCTGTCCACCGTGCTCGGCGGCCTGCCATTGATCCTGAGCTCCGGCCCCGGCGCCGAAGCGCGCTCCGCCATCGGCTGGGTGATGTTCGGTGGCCTTGGGCTGGCGGCGCTGTTTACCCTCTACCTGACACCGGTTGTGTATCTGGGGCTGGGACGTTTTCACAAACCGCGCTCGGTGGAAAGCAGCCGGCTTGAGGAAGAGTTGCAGCAGGCTGCGAAGGGGGCAGACGGATAA
- a CDS encoding BCCT family transporter, whose protein sequence is MRSLLESLIGKVDVPVLIISGGLISLFVGLSLWDLELVAAWVKNAFHWSTTLFGAYWQLLMLATFFIALYVAISRSGEVRLGNLDVPEMSTFKWVAIIMCTLLAGGGVFWAAAEPIAHFLSPPPLFGEQEDAVVQASNALAQSFMHWGFLAWAILGCLTAIVLMVLHYDRGLPLKPRTLLYPLFGERILHGVGGALVDACCVIAVVAGTVGPIGFLGLQVSFGLHELFGVSDGFTTQFLVIIGLVTIYTISAVTGVNRGIQVLSRFNVVLAVVLMAFILLVGPTAFIADGFVEGLGTYIGNFFPMATFRADTQWLDWWTVFFWGWFIGYGPIMALFVARISRGRTVRELIFVIALVAPLVTCFWFTIVGGTGIFLEIQNPGIISKPFEGLNLPAALLATTQALPWGTLLSILFLVLTTIFVATTGDSMTYSISVVMTGEEHPPAATRIFWGIMMGSCAAILISIGEGGVGALQKFIVVTAVPVSLIILPSLWNGPRLARELANRQCPTR, encoded by the coding sequence ATGCGTTCACTGCTCGAGTCGCTGATTGGAAAAGTAGATGTACCGGTCTTGATCATCAGCGGTGGCCTGATCAGCCTGTTTGTTGGGCTCTCGCTCTGGGATCTGGAACTGGTCGCTGCCTGGGTGAAAAACGCCTTTCACTGGTCCACAACCCTGTTTGGAGCTTACTGGCAGTTGCTGATGCTGGCGACGTTCTTTATCGCGCTGTATGTCGCGATAAGCCGCAGTGGTGAAGTCCGGCTCGGGAATCTCGATGTCCCGGAGATGTCCACGTTCAAGTGGGTGGCAATCATCATGTGTACGCTGTTGGCCGGGGGTGGGGTTTTCTGGGCTGCGGCGGAGCCCATTGCCCACTTTCTGTCGCCGCCCCCCTTGTTCGGAGAGCAGGAAGACGCCGTGGTGCAGGCCAGTAATGCGCTGGCGCAGAGTTTCATGCACTGGGGCTTTCTGGCGTGGGCGATCCTGGGGTGTCTGACTGCCATTGTTCTGATGGTGCTGCACTATGACAGGGGACTGCCCTTAAAGCCGCGCACGCTGCTCTATCCACTCTTTGGTGAGCGTATTCTCCACGGTGTTGGCGGGGCACTGGTTGATGCCTGTTGCGTGATTGCCGTAGTGGCCGGAACCGTGGGGCCTATCGGTTTTCTGGGGTTGCAGGTGAGTTTTGGTCTGCATGAGCTATTTGGCGTCTCGGACGGATTCACTACCCAGTTTCTGGTCATCATTGGACTGGTCACAATCTATACCATCAGCGCGGTGACTGGTGTCAATCGCGGTATCCAGGTTCTGAGCCGCTTCAATGTGGTGCTGGCGGTAGTTTTGATGGCGTTCATTTTGCTTGTCGGTCCCACTGCATTTATCGCTGACGGGTTTGTCGAGGGGCTGGGGACCTATATTGGGAACTTCTTCCCCATGGCCACTTTCCGCGCAGATACCCAATGGCTGGATTGGTGGACGGTGTTCTTCTGGGGCTGGTTCATCGGCTACGGCCCCATCATGGCATTGTTTGTAGCGCGCATCTCACGCGGTCGCACGGTGCGGGAACTGATCTTTGTGATTGCACTGGTTGCGCCACTGGTGACCTGCTTCTGGTTCACCATTGTCGGCGGTACCGGCATTTTTCTGGAGATCCAGAATCCCGGTATTATTTCCAAGCCGTTTGAGGGACTGAATCTGCCGGCGGCGCTGTTGGCCACCACGCAGGCATTGCCCTGGGGCACGCTGCTTTCCATTTTATTCCTGGTGTTGACCACCATCTTTGTGGCCACCACCGGAGACTCAATGACGTACAGTATCTCCGTAGTGATGACTGGCGAGGAACATCCGCCGGCGGCCACGCGTATCTTCTGGGGCATCATGATGGGCAGCTGCGCGGCGATCCTGATAAGCATTGGCGAAGGAGGCGTCGGTGCACTGCAGAAGTTTATTGTGGTTACCGCCGTACCGGTGTCACTGATTATTCTTCCCAGTCTGTGGAACGGGCCTCGTCTGGCAAGGGAACTGGCGAACCGTCAATGTCCTACCCGCTAA
- a CDS encoding efflux RND transporter periplasmic adaptor subunit, which yields MAGRNSGLRGASIAAVILSMGFLSACQQEPGAGSRERETPAQPVVTEAVAWQPRQVKVEAVGTSRAYKSVTLYPEVRGEVVEVSLKAGDRVKAGQAIVKLDDRDQKLAVELAQVNLEDAKRLFSRYKRTRSSGSVTESALDDARSAVERARLSLARAQVALDYRRVKAPFDGHIGITNIDPGARIDPSTAITTIDDRSTLLVTFQVPELFLGQIKEGQSISVATWANGNPDHQGQVIDIDSRVSPDTRTFAVRAQVDNSADLLRPGMSFRVTLSMEAGRYPVIPEVALQWGNDGAFVWAVQENGTVSRVPATVVQRLQGAILVESDLPEGQSVVTEGTQRMREGLPVTNLAGL from the coding sequence ATGGCAGGACGTAACAGCGGTTTGCGGGGGGCGAGTATTGCCGCCGTGATACTGAGTATGGGGTTTCTTTCCGCATGTCAGCAGGAGCCCGGGGCGGGTTCCCGCGAGCGGGAAACCCCAGCGCAGCCCGTGGTCACGGAAGCAGTGGCCTGGCAGCCGCGACAGGTCAAGGTAGAGGCGGTGGGAACATCCCGTGCATACAAGAGCGTTACCCTGTATCCGGAAGTGCGTGGCGAAGTCGTTGAAGTCTCGCTAAAAGCCGGCGACCGCGTTAAAGCGGGACAGGCGATCGTTAAACTCGATGACCGCGATCAGAAACTGGCAGTAGAGCTGGCCCAGGTCAACCTGGAGGATGCCAAACGACTCTTCAGCCGCTACAAACGAACGCGCAGCTCGGGCTCGGTCACCGAGAGCGCGTTGGACGATGCGCGCAGTGCGGTAGAGCGCGCTCGCCTCAGCCTGGCACGGGCGCAGGTGGCGCTGGATTACCGCCGTGTCAAAGCCCCGTTTGATGGACACATCGGGATCACCAATATCGATCCCGGTGCCCGTATCGATCCCTCCACCGCCATCACCACCATTGACGATCGCAGTACGCTGCTGGTGACCTTTCAGGTGCCGGAGTTGTTTCTGGGCCAGATCAAAGAGGGGCAGTCGATTTCGGTGGCCACCTGGGCCAATGGCAACCCGGACCATCAGGGGCAAGTGATCGATATCGATAGCCGCGTCAGCCCCGACACCCGAACCTTTGCGGTGCGCGCACAGGTAGACAACAGCGCTGATCTGCTGCGGCCCGGTATGAGTTTCCGGGTGACGCTCAGTATGGAAGCGGGCCGATACCCGGTGATACCGGAAGTGGCCTTGCAGTGGGGGAATGACGGCGCGTTTGTATGGGCGGTGCAGGAAAATGGAACCGTCAGCCGGGTACCGGCCACCGTGGTGCAGCGACTGCAGGGTGCGATTCTGGTGGAGTCGGACCTGCCGGAAGGTCAATCCGTGGTTACAGAGGGTACCCAGCGAATGCGCGAGGGATTGCCAGTGACCAATCTGGCGGGGCTGTAA
- a CDS encoding acyl-CoA thioesterase, translating to MAGVRTFSGVAHTWLCDEMGHMNTRNYVGMFDDAMQHFMLTLGHQAMVDGERCLGWADVRHEIDYKAEVPEGALVHVECEALRVGNSSITYRQILVLTETGEVAAVNKATSVLFDLKRRGTAFIPDVMREKVKPYMAEDV from the coding sequence ATGGCGGGCGTACGTACTTTTTCCGGTGTGGCGCACACCTGGCTATGCGATGAAATGGGGCACATGAATACCCGCAACTATGTGGGGATGTTTGACGATGCCATGCAGCACTTTATGTTGACCCTTGGCCACCAGGCGATGGTGGATGGGGAGCGTTGCCTGGGTTGGGCGGATGTCCGCCACGAGATCGACTACAAGGCAGAGGTGCCGGAAGGTGCGCTAGTGCATGTGGAGTGCGAAGCGTTGCGCGTGGGGAACAGCTCCATCACATACCGCCAGATACTGGTGCTGACCGAGACTGGTGAAGTGGCAGCGGTCAACAAGGCGACTTCAGTGCTGTTCGACCTCAAGCGGCGCGGTACTGCGTTCATTCCCGATGTGATGCGAGAGAAGGTGAAGCCGTATATGGCTGAAGATGTCTGA
- a CDS encoding DUF2750 domain-containing protein yields the protein MMSQNEVSEILGLDCEARYEYFLDAVGEEREIWILINSDEHFLKLHSEDQGGFEYLPLWPSEAFAEAYAASESDLKAKSIPLPQFLNRWLPGLEKDAIEVGVFPGADNSVWITEPADLEQDLREELSRF from the coding sequence ATGATGAGCCAAAATGAAGTCAGTGAAATCCTCGGCCTGGATTGCGAAGCCCGCTATGAATATTTCCTGGATGCCGTCGGTGAAGAGCGGGAGATCTGGATCCTGATCAACAGTGACGAACACTTCCTGAAGCTGCACTCGGAAGACCAGGGCGGCTTCGAGTACCTGCCCCTGTGGCCGAGCGAAGCCTTCGCCGAGGCCTATGCCGCCAGCGAGAGTGACCTGAAAGCCAAGAGCATTCCCCTCCCCCAGTTCCTGAACCGCTGGCTCCCCGGGCTGGAAAAGGATGCCATTGAAGTGGGCGTTTTCCCGGGTGCGGATAACAGCGTTTGGATCACGGAGCCGGCAGACCTGGAGCAGGATCTGCGCGAAGAGCTGTCCCGGTTCTGA
- a CDS encoding alpha/beta hydrolase: protein MAISIDTLGGLTLKHNDEEIRLPASKRTRALLAYLAISNRPHRRENLCEVFWEIPDDPRGALRWSLSKIRPLVNTPDEERLQADRERVLLDIRNMTIDIHQITSELKNQDLPSARLTAIAEQLQYTFLEGLELPDQDRFQLWLNAERRDRERQLATTCGRLAGHRDIPVDDQLLWARRWCELAPLSPESATMLVTQLDRMALSIELSATRRELSERFQKASIPWNADARADLGGKDHCKNESTRANFLSDRELLAQQKIQFCTAKDGVRIAYAAVGPGSDTGTSEAPTIVKAANWLTHLEHDWDAPIWSPLFRDLASDHHFVRYDERGNGLSDWHVDDISFNAFVTDLESVVDVRGVEKFSLLGISQGAAVSIDYAVRYPERVKHLILFGGYAAGWRIGASATETREREAVMTLTASGWGQDNPAYRQIFSSTFMPTANSEEFAWFNEFQRLTTSPENAVKFLSVFSEIDVRDKLAQIQVPTLVIHSLDDQRIPVAVGRELAAAIPSAEFLGLESSGHLLLGREPASKAFVNAVREFIARN from the coding sequence GTGGCGATCTCTATCGATACCCTGGGCGGTTTGACGCTCAAACATAACGACGAAGAAATCAGGTTACCTGCCTCCAAGCGCACGCGCGCGTTGCTGGCCTATCTGGCTATCAGCAACCGTCCACACCGCCGCGAAAATCTGTGTGAAGTTTTCTGGGAAATACCGGACGATCCACGGGGCGCTCTGCGCTGGTCCCTCAGCAAGATTCGCCCGCTGGTCAATACGCCAGACGAAGAGCGCTTACAGGCGGACCGCGAGCGTGTGTTGCTCGATATCCGGAACATGACCATCGACATTCACCAGATTACCAGCGAGCTGAAAAATCAGGATCTGCCTTCCGCCCGCCTCACCGCCATCGCAGAACAACTGCAGTACACTTTTCTCGAAGGTCTGGAGCTACCGGACCAGGATCGCTTCCAACTGTGGCTGAACGCCGAACGACGTGACCGGGAGCGCCAGCTCGCCACGACCTGCGGCCGCCTGGCTGGCCATCGCGACATTCCGGTGGATGACCAACTACTGTGGGCACGCCGTTGGTGTGAATTGGCGCCACTCTCCCCCGAATCCGCCACCATGCTGGTCACGCAACTGGACCGCATGGCGTTGTCCATAGAGTTATCGGCAACCCGCCGCGAGCTCAGCGAACGGTTTCAGAAAGCCAGTATTCCCTGGAACGCTGATGCTCGCGCCGATCTCGGTGGCAAAGACCATTGTAAAAACGAAAGCACGAGGGCGAACTTCCTCTCCGATCGCGAGCTACTGGCGCAACAGAAAATCCAGTTCTGTACGGCCAAAGACGGTGTCCGTATTGCCTACGCCGCTGTCGGCCCGGGATCAGACACAGGTACTTCCGAGGCTCCCACCATAGTCAAAGCCGCCAACTGGTTGACACATCTGGAGCACGACTGGGACGCCCCCATCTGGAGCCCCCTGTTCCGCGACCTTGCTTCGGACCACCACTTCGTTCGCTACGATGAGCGCGGCAACGGCCTGTCGGACTGGCATGTCGATGACATTTCATTTAACGCCTTCGTCACCGACCTCGAATCCGTGGTGGATGTCCGTGGTGTGGAAAAATTTTCACTCCTGGGCATATCTCAGGGCGCCGCCGTATCCATCGACTATGCCGTGCGCTACCCGGAGCGGGTCAAACACCTGATTCTGTTTGGTGGCTACGCCGCCGGCTGGCGTATCGGCGCCAGCGCGACGGAAACCAGAGAAAGGGAAGCGGTAATGACCCTGACCGCGTCCGGCTGGGGCCAGGACAACCCGGCCTACCGGCAGATTTTCTCGTCCACATTTATGCCGACGGCGAACAGTGAAGAGTTCGCCTGGTTCAATGAGTTCCAGCGCCTCACCACCTCTCCCGAGAACGCGGTTAAGTTTCTGTCGGTTTTCAGTGAAATTGACGTGCGGGACAAGTTGGCCCAGATCCAGGTGCCTACTTTGGTAATTCACTCCCTCGACGATCAGCGTATTCCGGTAGCGGTCGGTCGGGAACTGGCGGCCGCCATCCCCAGCGCGGAATTTTTGGGACTGGAAAGCTCCGGCCATCTGCTACTGGGCCGCGAGCCAGCGTCTAAGGCCTTTGTAAACGCCGTACGCGAATTTATTGCACGCAATTAG